From the genome of Gemmatimonadota bacterium, one region includes:
- a CDS encoding sulfatase-like hydrolase/transferase, translating into MQKLPANFIFILSDTHRYDAMSFTNPLKDHFEIYTPNMERMAKEGVSFKNCYTNLPICSPARAIYQTGRWPFQWGGIANHMDLNDRVDEKNNANKTLGFLFKNAGYSTFHVGKWHQGLENNAQNAGYDESYIWSNEKHDSMIYCHNGGDFQDLDPGDILGDGSDIPYTGVSKCDTFSFPAFPNHPYKIIGQTDQALALLDRHDIDASPFFLTLCMQDPHGPFTGTDSAPEWGDFSHRSDYPELYRHDENHPAKALKPYQSYIDNPVYMPYDRIRNAVNNYDYYGSITAVDEQLGRVLDWLDNQPESVRDNTIVIYTSDHGAMGGAQNVAGGQKRWPHDPSSRIPFLVRWNKGIETPGREADELLSFIDFFPTFCHLAGLDEMLAEKSDKASLESLDYLKACPGINHSRNIIAESGGPDPDSVFLFHFSNMNSISSPCPVHRTVVTKDWVYSVKGKTRLGGKPNWTVWDEPGGWLYDRDKDPFQMDNLFFDENFEAIRTELHPLLEGWMKEAELPFRKRWFEKTTRKNIEAWSSECGILSEDEEAMRAQGQSYVMNL; encoded by the coding sequence ATGCAAAAACTACCTGCCAATTTCATTTTTATTTTAAGCGATACACATCGCTATGACGCTATGTCATTTACAAATCCCTTAAAAGATCATTTTGAAATTTATACGCCTAATATGGAGCGCATGGCGAAAGAGGGGGTTAGCTTTAAAAATTGTTATACGAATCTGCCCATCTGCTCGCCTGCAAGGGCGATCTATCAAACGGGTCGATGGCCCTTTCAATGGGGCGGAATTGCAAATCATATGGATTTGAATGATCGAGTAGATGAAAAGAATAATGCAAATAAAACTTTGGGATTCTTGTTTAAGAATGCGGGGTATTCAACTTTTCATGTTGGGAAATGGCATCAGGGTTTAGAGAACAATGCTCAAAATGCGGGTTATGATGAATCGTATATATGGTCAAATGAGAAACATGACAGCATGATATATTGCCATAACGGCGGGGATTTTCAGGATCTGGATCCAGGGGATATTTTAGGAGATGGGAGTGATATCCCATATACAGGCGTTTCGAAATGCGATACATTTTCTTTTCCAGCTTTCCCAAACCATCCCTATAAAATAATTGGTCAAACCGATCAAGCCCTCGCTTTACTGGACAGGCATGACATTGATGCGTCTCCTTTTTTTCTCACGCTTTGCATGCAAGATCCACATGGTCCATTTACCGGAACAGATAGCGCGCCGGAGTGGGGAGATTTTTCACACCGTTCTGACTATCCGGAGTTGTATCGACATGATGAAAATCATCCTGCAAAAGCCTTAAAGCCCTATCAGAGCTACATAGACAACCCCGTTTATATGCCATATGACCGCATCCGTAATGCGGTTAATAACTATGACTATTATGGCAGTATTACTGCGGTGGATGAGCAATTGGGGCGGGTTTTGGATTGGCTCGATAACCAGCCGGAAAGTGTTCGAGATAATACCATTGTCATCTATACGTCCGACCATGGTGCTATGGGTGGTGCTCAGAATGTTGCAGGAGGGCAAAAGCGATGGCCGCATGACCCGTCATCGAGAATACCGTTTCTCGTGCGCTGGAATAAAGGTATTGAAACTCCTGGTCGGGAAGCGGATGAACTCCTCTCATTCATTGATTTTTTTCCGACCTTTTGCCATTTGGCGGGATTGGACGAAATGTTGGCGGAAAAAAGTGATAAAGCGAGCCTGGAGTCTTTAGACTATTTAAAAGCCTGTCCTGGTATAAATCACAGTAGAAATATTATAGCAGAATCAGGCGGACCTGACCCCGATTCTGTATTTTTATTTCATTTTAGCAATATGAATTCCATATCGAGTCCTTGTCCTGTTCATCGAACCGTTGTGACAAAGGACTGGGTCTATAGTGTCAAGGGGAAAACGCGCTTGGGGGGCAAACCGAATTGGACAGTGTGGGACGAACCCGGCGGTTGGCTGTACGACCGAGACAAAGATCCGTTTCAGATGGACAATTTGTTTTTTGATGAAAATTTTGAGGCCATTCGTACAGAGCTTCATCCTTTATTAGAAGGCTGGATGAAAGAGGCAGAACTTCCATTTAGAAAAAGGTGGTTTGAGAAAACGACCCGCAAAAATATCGAAGCGTGGTCATCTGAATGTGGTATCCTCTCTGAAGACGAGGAAGCTATGAGAGCACAGGGCCAGTCGTATGTCATGA
- a CDS encoding sulfatase: protein MGKPNVLILYPDQMRFDAMGCSGNPLVKTPHIDRLASQGVRFDHAYASFPLCCPFRASVMTGKFAHAHGMYANHYPISLGQTFLAEVFRDHGYRTGYIGKWHLDGGIKHGYIPPDRRLGFDWFVGFNRGHEYFNSIFYRQDDPTPRVSKRYEPDVQTDHLLEFLDETDERPFLAMVSWGPPHPPLVMPEEYEAMYAEGEVPVRENSPDAAGSRAFLARYYGMVTAIDDNVGRIMDYLDEKGLCDNTIVYFVSDHGEMAGEHGLYDKRIYYEASMRVPLIVRWPEKVAGDRVVDGLVYPGVDLMPTLLELCEIPIPDSVQGTSFAPVLRGEMTSGHDVIHYKWLMESDGPEKVLTARRGVRTHDWLYAATKSGPEVLFDLRNDPLEMHNLVNRASHRDIVEELDGIMKTHMDETNDDWGRMAIFPPPNFQTHDKGKAYFQKLVEKAIVED, encoded by the coding sequence GTGGGTAAACCAAATGTGTTGATACTCTACCCCGACCAGATGCGGTTTGATGCCATGGGCTGTTCGGGTAATCCTCTGGTGAAGACACCGCATATTGATCGTTTGGCAAGTCAGGGCGTGCGGTTTGATCATGCTTATGCATCGTTTCCGCTGTGTTGTCCGTTTCGGGCTTCCGTGATGACGGGTAAGTTTGCGCACGCTCATGGCATGTATGCCAATCACTATCCGATTTCACTGGGGCAGACTTTTTTGGCAGAAGTGTTTCGAGACCATGGTTATCGAACGGGCTATATTGGCAAGTGGCATCTGGATGGTGGCATCAAGCATGGCTATATCCCACCGGATCGCAGGCTGGGCTTTGATTGGTTTGTCGGTTTTAATCGAGGGCATGAGTATTTTAATTCTATCTTCTATCGCCAGGATGATCCGACTCCGCGTGTCAGCAAGCGGTATGAACCGGACGTTCAGACAGACCATTTGCTTGAGTTTTTGGATGAAACCGATGAACGGCCTTTTTTGGCGATGGTTTCCTGGGGACCACCTCATCCTCCCTTAGTGATGCCGGAAGAATATGAAGCCATGTATGCTGAAGGCGAAGTACCTGTGCGAGAAAATTCACCCGATGCGGCGGGAAGCCGGGCATTTTTGGCCAGGTATTATGGCATGGTCACGGCGATTGATGATAATGTCGGACGCATTATGGATTATCTGGATGAGAAGGGATTGTGCGACAATACGATTGTGTATTTTGTGAGCGATCACGGTGAGATGGCTGGCGAGCACGGTTTATATGACAAACGCATCTATTATGAAGCTTCGATGCGCGTGCCTTTGATTGTGCGTTGGCCCGAAAAAGTGGCTGGTGACCGCGTGGTCGATGGTCTGGTCTATCCGGGTGTTGATTTAATGCCGACACTCTTAGAGTTGTGTGAGATCCCGATTCCAGACAGCGTACAGGGAACGAGTTTTGCACCTGTGTTACGAGGTGAAATGACGTCAGGCCACGATGTGATCCACTATAAATGGTTGATGGAATCGGATGGCCCAGAAAAAGTGCTCACGGCGAGGCGAGGGGTGCGTACACACGACTGGTTGTATGCAGCGACAAAATCTGGACCAGAAGTGTTGTTTGATTTGAGAAACGATCCGTTGGAGATGCATAACCTGGTGAACAGGGCATCACATCGCGATATCGTTGAAGAACTGGACGGGATAATGAAGACGCATATGGATGAAACGAACGACGATTGGGGAAGGATGGCGATTTTTCCGCCGCCCAATTTTCAAACTCACGACAAAGGGAAAGCCTACTTTCAAAAACTGGTTGAAAAGGCCATTGTTGAGGATTAA